One window of the Nocardia huaxiensis genome contains the following:
- a CDS encoding VWA domain-containing protein, with product MASLLNRRTKVLVAAILTLCGVMVAGCGTERKSGPIVDYDSNANVLNIVAGSEHDAVFQEIVQPWCASEKLTCSMTKMGSVDQARLLQSGETPPYDAFWFASSVFQQLGDAGHQLQAVQPMFSTPLVYAGRKAEFDALGFTGREVGIEEILAAVESKKTTAWMTNPTQSNSGATVLLGFLNYFAGNGPGVALTREQLDSEPVKAGITRFARAFARTPPSTGLLMEECLAAPNECKTLFTYEDLVIERNKELVRQGQEPLQVVYPKGVLAISDAPLGFLPHGDNPGKRQNFEKLQSFLLSAQTQQKLTELGRRPITSIGLSLPDAPKDVFNSTWGIQANLAGQPITHPAAAVIEATLDNYQTVYRTPTDLVYCIDASGSMDGNGGWKGVQRAADLLFDPVESKKYLLQTGPKDRTAVLVFDTTTQSKPWTEGNSAGSLNALHNTIRDAGPSGNTGIYRCLSKAAQQFSGAADPARKRLVILMTDGADTEGGDGLDEIARTGVPVVAIGFGEGVKDAALQEIARRTGGSFLHSDDMVAALRQATGYR from the coding sequence GTGGCGTCATTGCTGAACCGGCGCACGAAAGTGCTTGTCGCGGCGATACTCACGCTGTGCGGCGTCATGGTGGCGGGGTGCGGGACCGAGCGTAAGAGCGGGCCCATCGTCGACTACGACAGTAACGCGAACGTGCTGAACATTGTCGCCGGGTCCGAGCACGATGCGGTGTTCCAGGAGATTGTGCAGCCCTGGTGCGCTTCGGAGAAACTCACCTGCTCCATGACCAAGATGGGGTCGGTGGATCAGGCTCGGCTGTTGCAGTCGGGTGAGACGCCGCCGTATGACGCATTCTGGTTCGCCAGCAGCGTTTTTCAACAGCTCGGGGATGCCGGGCATCAGTTGCAGGCGGTGCAGCCGATGTTCAGCACGCCGCTGGTGTACGCGGGGCGGAAGGCGGAATTCGACGCGCTCGGGTTCACGGGGCGGGAAGTCGGGATCGAGGAGATTCTGGCGGCCGTGGAGTCGAAGAAGACCACGGCGTGGATGACCAATCCGACGCAATCCAATTCGGGGGCAACGGTTCTGCTCGGATTCCTGAACTATTTCGCGGGGAACGGGCCGGGTGTCGCGCTGACGCGGGAGCAGTTGGATTCGGAGCCGGTGAAGGCCGGAATCACCCGGTTCGCACGAGCCTTCGCGCGGACGCCGCCCTCGACCGGGCTGCTCATGGAGGAATGCCTGGCCGCGCCGAACGAGTGCAAGACCTTGTTCACCTACGAAGACCTGGTGATCGAGCGCAACAAGGAACTCGTGCGGCAGGGACAGGAACCGCTGCAGGTGGTGTACCCCAAAGGCGTGCTGGCCATTTCGGACGCACCCCTGGGATTTCTGCCGCACGGGGACAATCCGGGGAAGCGGCAGAACTTCGAGAAGTTGCAGAGCTTCCTGCTGTCGGCCCAGACACAGCAGAAGCTGACGGAGCTGGGACGGCGGCCGATCACCTCCATCGGACTCTCCCTGCCGGACGCACCGAAAGATGTGTTCAACTCCACCTGGGGAATTCAGGCGAATCTGGCCGGGCAGCCGATCACCCATCCGGCGGCCGCGGTGATCGAGGCGACGCTGGACAACTACCAGACCGTGTACCGCACGCCCACCGATCTCGTGTACTGCATCGACGCCTCCGGGAGCATGGACGGCAACGGCGGGTGGAAAGGTGTGCAGCGGGCGGCGGATCTGCTGTTCGATCCGGTCGAATCGAAGAAGTATCTGCTGCAGACCGGGCCCAAGGATCGCACCGCGGTGCTGGTGTTCGACACCACCACGCAGTCCAAGCCGTGGACCGAGGGCAATAGCGCAGGCAGTTTGAACGCGCTGCACAATACGATTCGGGACGCCGGGCCCAGCGGGAATACCGGGATCTACCGGTGTCTGTCGAAGGCGGCCCAGCAGTTCAGCGGGGCGGCGGATCCGGCGCGCAAGCGGCTGGTCATCCTCATGACCGACGGCGCGGATACCGAGGGCGGCGACGGGCTCGACGAGATCGCACGCACCGGGGTGCCGGTGGTGGCCATCGGATTCGGTGAGGGCGTGAAAGACGCTGCGCTCCAGGAGATCGCGCGCCGGACCGGCGGATCGTTCCTGCACTCCGACGATATGGTCGCGGCGCTGCGCCAGGCCACCGGATACCGGTGA
- the ilvN gene encoding acetolactate synthase small subunit, with product MSTTHTLSVLVEDKPGVLARVASLFSRRGFNIESLAVGGTEIPEISRMTIVVTVEDLPLEQVTKQLNKLVNVIKIVEQDAETSVARELILVKVRADASVRTQVIEAVNLFRAKVIDVSPDALTVEATGTRSKLDALLRMLEPYGIREIVQSGVVAVGRGPKSITATR from the coding sequence ATGAGCACCACCCACACCCTCTCCGTGCTGGTGGAGGACAAGCCGGGCGTGCTGGCACGCGTGGCGTCGCTGTTCTCCCGCCGCGGCTTCAATATCGAGTCCCTCGCGGTCGGCGGCACCGAGATCCCCGAGATCTCCCGCATGACCATCGTGGTGACCGTGGAGGACCTGCCGCTCGAGCAGGTCACCAAGCAGCTCAACAAGCTGGTGAACGTGATCAAGATCGTCGAGCAGGATGCCGAGACCTCGGTGGCCCGCGAACTGATCCTGGTCAAGGTGCGCGCCGACGCGTCGGTGCGCACGCAGGTGATCGAGGCCGTGAACCTGTTCCGCGCCAAGGTGATCGACGTGTCGCCCGACGCGCTGACCGTCGAGGCCACCGGCACGCGGTCGAAGCTGGACGCACTGCTGCGCATGCTCGAGCCGTACGGTATCCGAGAGATCGTGCAGTCCGGTGTGGTCGCCGTGGGCCGCGGCCCCAAGTCCATCACCGCGACTCGCTAG
- the ilvC gene encoding ketol-acid reductoisomerase yields the protein MQEGEPKVAVEMFYDDDADLSIIQGKKVAVIGYGSQGHAHSLSLRDSGVDVRVGLAEGSKSRPKAEEAGLTVGTPAEVAEWADVIMVLAPDTAQASIFTNDIEPSLKDGDALFFGHGLNIHFGLIKAPANVTVAMVAPKGPGHLVRRQFVDGKGVPALIAVDQDPTGNGQALALSYAKAIGGTRAGVIKTTFKEETETDLFGEQAVLCGGTEELVKTGFEVMVEAGYAPEMAYFEVLHELKLIVDLMYEGGIARMNYSVSDTAEFGGYLSGPRVIDAGTKERMKAILTDIQDGTFVKRLVANVEGGNKELEGLRKANAEHPIEVTGAKLRGLMSWVDRPITETA from the coding sequence ATCCAAGAAGGAGAACCCAAAGTGGCAGTCGAGATGTTCTACGACGACGATGCCGACCTGTCGATCATCCAGGGCAAGAAGGTCGCGGTCATCGGCTACGGCAGCCAGGGCCACGCCCACTCGCTGAGCCTGCGCGACTCCGGCGTCGACGTCCGGGTCGGTCTCGCCGAGGGTTCGAAGTCCCGCCCGAAGGCCGAAGAGGCCGGTCTGACCGTCGGCACCCCCGCCGAGGTCGCCGAGTGGGCCGACGTGATCATGGTCCTCGCGCCCGACACCGCGCAGGCCTCGATCTTCACCAACGACATCGAGCCCTCCCTCAAGGACGGCGACGCGCTGTTCTTCGGCCACGGCCTGAACATCCACTTCGGTCTGATCAAGGCTCCGGCCAACGTCACCGTCGCCATGGTCGCCCCGAAGGGCCCCGGCCACCTGGTGCGCCGTCAGTTCGTCGACGGCAAGGGCGTTCCGGCCCTGATCGCCGTCGACCAGGACCCGACCGGCAACGGCCAGGCCCTGGCCCTGTCCTACGCGAAGGCCATCGGCGGCACCCGCGCCGGCGTCATCAAGACCACCTTCAAGGAAGAGACCGAGACCGACCTCTTCGGTGAGCAGGCCGTGCTCTGCGGCGGCACCGAAGAACTGGTCAAGACCGGTTTCGAGGTCATGGTCGAGGCCGGCTACGCCCCCGAAATGGCCTACTTCGAGGTCCTGCACGAGCTCAAGCTGATCGTCGACCTCATGTACGAGGGCGGCATCGCCCGCATGAACTACTCGGTCTCCGACACCGCCGAATTCGGTGGCTACCTGTCGGGCCCGCGCGTCATCGACGCCGGCACCAAGGAGCGCATGAAGGCGATCCTGACCGACATCCAGGACGGCACCTTCGTCAAGCGCCTCGTCGCCAACGTCGAGGGCGGCAACAAGGAGCTCGAGGGTCTGCGCAAGGCCAACGCCGAGCACCCCATCGAGGTCACCGGCGCCAAGCTGCGCGGCCTGATGAGCTGGGTCGACCGCCCGATCACCGAAACCGCCTAA
- a CDS encoding Uma2 family endonuclease codes for MTVSPADDERYVTAEEFLSAEPDAWSETSGDLEIVDGRLVRLMAQSDAHSRVVRRLAAAIEGARDSKGPCLRVSSDVAVRFPDTEETRADRRLNVRYPDIFVRDCEPYDVNTVRDHIHLVVEVISKDTGDTDTGLKRVLYARAGIPAYLIVYFDKTWESIDRIEEYRLDWSGLRYEPHHTHRTALVLDTPVTLAVTFETLQTP; via the coding sequence GTGACCGTATCTCCTGCGGATGACGAGCGGTATGTGACAGCGGAGGAGTTCCTCTCCGCTGAGCCGGACGCGTGGAGCGAGACGTCCGGCGATCTCGAGATCGTGGATGGCCGCCTGGTCCGGCTGATGGCACAGAGCGACGCGCACAGCCGCGTCGTCCGGAGACTTGCCGCCGCAATCGAAGGAGCGCGGGATTCGAAAGGTCCTTGTCTGCGGGTGAGTTCCGATGTCGCGGTGCGGTTTCCGGATACCGAGGAGACGCGTGCGGATCGCCGCCTAAACGTACGGTACCCCGACATTTTCGTTCGCGACTGCGAGCCATATGACGTGAACACCGTTCGCGACCATATTCACCTCGTGGTTGAAGTCATTTCGAAGGACACCGGCGATACCGACACCGGACTCAAACGAGTTCTCTACGCACGTGCTGGAATTCCCGCATACCTGATCGTTTACTTCGACAAAACCTGGGAGTCGATCGACCGGATCGAGGAGTATCGGCTCGATTGGTCCGGGCTGCGGTACGAGCCGCACCACACGCATCGGACGGCTCTGGTGCTCGATACTCCGGTCACGTTGGCAGTCACCTTCGAGACGTTGCAGACTCCGTAA
- a CDS encoding acetolactate synthase large subunit gives MSAPTARPGPSARKPAPSAQPAAAPAATPNRRQVPPERVTGAQSVVRSLEELGVDTVFGIPGGAILPVYDPLFDSTKVRHVLVRHEQGAGHAATGYAQATGKVGVCMATSGPGATNLVTPIADAQMDSVPLVAITGQVGRSLIGTDAFQEADISGITMPITKHNFLITDGIDIPRMIAEAFHLAATGRPGAVLVDIPKDVLQAQTTFSWPPEMRLPGYRPVTKPHGKQVREAARMILDAKAPVLYVGGGVIKADASKELLELAELTGIPVVTTLMARGAFPDSHTLNMGMPGMHGTVGAVAALQRSDLLITLGARFDDRVTGQLDSFAPNAKVIHADIDPAEIGKNRHADVPIVGDCREVIAELIETLKADPAAGDAPLLELTEWWGYLDGVRKSYPLGYNPPKDGSLSPEFVIEKLGQLAGPDAIYCAGVGQHQMWAAQFIKYEKPRTWLNSGGLGTMGYAVPAAMGAKMGAPDKEVWAVDGDGCFQMTNQELATCAVEGVPIKVALINNGNLGMVRQWQTLFYEERYSNTDLGTHTLRIPDFVKLAEALGCHGIRVEKEEDVEAAIREAQSINDRPVVIDFIVGKDAQVWPMVAAGTSNDEIMAARGIRPLFDDDEAISEPAIIHEAMSHDKGTEA, from the coding sequence GTGAGCGCACCTACCGCACGGCCCGGGCCCTCCGCCCGTAAGCCGGCGCCCTCGGCCCAGCCGGCCGCGGCTCCGGCCGCAACCCCGAATCGTCGCCAGGTCCCGCCCGAGCGGGTCACCGGCGCGCAGTCTGTTGTCCGCTCCCTCGAGGAGCTCGGCGTCGACACGGTATTCGGTATTCCGGGCGGTGCGATCCTTCCCGTCTACGACCCGCTGTTCGACTCCACCAAGGTCCGCCACGTGCTGGTGCGCCACGAGCAGGGCGCGGGTCATGCCGCGACCGGTTACGCGCAGGCCACCGGCAAGGTCGGCGTCTGCATGGCGACCTCGGGTCCCGGCGCGACCAACCTGGTCACCCCGATCGCGGACGCGCAGATGGACTCGGTGCCGCTGGTGGCCATCACCGGCCAGGTCGGCCGCTCGCTGATCGGCACCGACGCCTTCCAGGAAGCCGACATCTCCGGCATCACCATGCCGATCACCAAGCACAACTTCCTGATCACCGACGGCATCGACATCCCGCGCATGATCGCCGAGGCGTTCCACCTGGCCGCCACCGGCCGCCCGGGCGCGGTGCTCGTCGACATCCCGAAGGATGTGCTGCAGGCGCAGACCACCTTCTCCTGGCCGCCGGAAATGCGGCTGCCCGGCTACCGTCCGGTCACCAAGCCGCACGGCAAGCAGGTGCGCGAGGCCGCCCGCATGATCCTCGACGCCAAGGCCCCCGTGCTCTACGTCGGTGGCGGTGTCATCAAGGCCGACGCTTCCAAGGAGCTGCTGGAGCTGGCCGAGCTGACCGGCATCCCGGTGGTCACCACCCTGATGGCGCGCGGCGCGTTCCCCGACTCGCACACCCTCAACATGGGTATGCCGGGTATGCACGGCACCGTGGGAGCCGTTGCGGCCCTGCAGCGTTCGGATCTGCTGATCACCCTGGGCGCGCGGTTCGACGACCGCGTCACCGGCCAGCTGGATTCCTTCGCGCCCAACGCCAAGGTCATCCACGCCGACATCGACCCGGCCGAGATCGGCAAGAACCGGCACGCGGACGTCCCGATCGTGGGCGACTGCCGCGAGGTCATCGCCGAGCTCATCGAGACGCTGAAGGCCGACCCGGCCGCGGGCGACGCGCCGCTGCTGGAGCTCACCGAGTGGTGGGGCTACCTGGACGGCGTGCGCAAGTCGTACCCGCTGGGCTACAACCCGCCCAAGGACGGCTCGCTCTCGCCGGAGTTCGTGATCGAGAAGCTGGGTCAGCTCGCCGGCCCGGACGCCATCTACTGTGCCGGCGTGGGCCAGCACCAGATGTGGGCCGCGCAGTTCATCAAGTACGAGAAGCCGCGCACCTGGCTGAACTCCGGTGGTCTGGGCACCATGGGCTACGCCGTTCCGGCCGCCATGGGCGCCAAGATGGGCGCACCGGACAAGGAGGTCTGGGCGGTCGACGGTGACGGCTGCTTCCAGATGACCAACCAGGAGCTGGCCACCTGTGCCGTCGAGGGCGTGCCGATCAAGGTCGCGCTGATCAACAACGGCAACCTGGGCATGGTCCGCCAGTGGCAGACCCTGTTCTACGAGGAGCGCTACTCCAACACCGATCTGGGCACGCACACCCTGCGCATCCCGGACTTCGTGAAGCTCGCGGAAGCCCTGGGCTGCCACGGCATTCGCGTGGAGAAGGAAGAGGACGTCGAAGCCGCCATCCGCGAGGCGCAGTCCATCAACGACCGTCCCGTGGTGATCGACTTCATCGTCGGCAAGGACGCGCAGGTGTGGCCGATGGTCGCCGCCGGCACCTCCAACGACGAGATCATGGCCGCGCGCGGCATCCGCCCGCTGTTCGACGACGACGAGGCGATCAGCGAACCGGCCATCATCCACGAGGCCATGTCGCACGACAAGGGGACCGAGGCATGA